From a single Brassica oleracea var. oleracea cultivar TO1000 chromosome C5, BOL, whole genome shotgun sequence genomic region:
- the LOC106344913 gene encoding uncharacterized protein LOC106344913, with protein sequence MGNLNTPNSGEGTTDPAFGSGVAGATREGAKNPQVHNLEKSDSEPESDKETTEKISATESSMTAYPEKMFSKRFDAMQSMVERLPGVAPPIRRSNPDSYADTPFVEGIASVEMPRKFSFPSIKMYDGTYDPDDHIVQYKEQMLAVALPKESREATMCKGFGSTLIGPALQWDINLPTKTISSFTSLSDKFVEQFASSRSLENTSDGLYEILQHRVEPLRDYIACFNQAKVAVPECSIPTAISAFKRGLLPDGSVYKELTMYPCKTMEDVLSRAWAQVKWEEDVASRTKAQPKQDQKSARSDQGNRDERSSQRATKDSGNRNQGRFQYRPLEKEEGMSVSTWPDISHLSISTPELVNVLRHMCQQVKWPQKMKAPDSFRSPGHKTEDCVALRIEVIELLQKRHLREFLSEKAKNHLNKEVPAKSAGVIPASPPRQDRVIHVISGGSEISGVSHAAARKSTRNAKHGLETTKPKRLLLGTDEIGFTAKDQEKILAPHHDALVISLTVANCLGKRILVDNGSSSNIILQTAYQYLGLEESALTRKITPLIGFSGEVKQTAGEVTLPVYAERINMSTKFLVVNSQSAYNMILGRPWIHDMGAVPSTLHQMGKFPTPWGIRIIKGDQENS encoded by the exons ATGGGGAATCTGAATACTCCTAACTCCGGAGAAGGCACGACCGATCCAGCTTTTGGGTCAGGCGTAGCCGGGGCAACGCGCGAAGGGGCCAAGAATCCGCAGGTCCACAACCTGGAGAAGAGTGATTCCGAGCCAGAATCTGATAAGGAGACGACTGAAAAGATATCAGCGACAGAGTCCTCTATGACTGCCTATCCCGAGAAGATGTTCTCCAAGAGATTTGACGCCATGCAGTCCATGGTGGAACGCCTACCAGGAGTAGCTCCCCCAATCCGAAGGAGTAACCCGGACTCCTACGCAGATACCCCCTTCGTGGAAGGAATCGCCTCAGTCGAGATGCCTAGGAAATTTTCCTTCCCCAGCATAAAGATGTACGACGGCACATATGACCCCGACGATCATATCGTTCAATACAAGGAACAGATGCTCGCGGTTGCACTTCCAAAAGAATCCCGCGAGGCTACAATGTGCAAAGGCTTTGGCTCCACTCTGATAGGACCTGCCCTACAATGGGACATCAACCTACCCACCAAGACCATATCCTCTTTTACGAGCCTCAGCGACAAGTTTGTGGAGCAATTCGCAAGTAGTAGGAGCCTGGAGAACACTTCAGACGGTCTATACGAGATTCTTCAGCATCGGGTAGAACCCCTGCGAGATTACATAGCCTGCTTCAACCAAGCAAAGGTGGCAGTTCCTGAGTGCAGCATTCCTACCGCGATCTCTGCCTTCAAAAGGGGCCTGCTTCCAGACGGGAGCGTCTACAAAGAACTAACCATGTATCCCTGCAAGACCATGGAAGACGTGTTATCCCGGGCCTGGGCGCAAGTGAAGTGGGAAGAAGACGTCGCTAGCCGCACTAAGGCCCAGCCGAAGCAGGACCAAAAGTCGGCCCGATCGGATCAAGGAAATCGGGATGAAAGATCCTCCCAAAGAGCGACCAAGGACTCCGGGAACAGAAACCAGGGCAGGTTCCAGTACCGACCCCTGGAAAAGGAAGAAGGAATGTCGGTATCCACTTGGCCCGACATCTCCCATCTCTCGATATCCACACCGGAGCTAGTCAACGTCTTGAGGCACATGTGCCAACAGGTCAAGTGGCCTCAAAAGATGAAGGCACCTGACTCGTTCCGGAGCCCTG GTCACAAAACTGAAGACTGCGTCGCTCTAAGGATCGAGGTCATTGAACTACTCCAAAAGAGGCATCTCCGGGAATTCCTCTCAGAAAAAGCCAAGAACCATCTAAATAAAGAGGTGCCGGCAAAATCCGCTGGAGTTATACCTGCCTCACCACCTCGCCAGGACCGAGTGATCCATGTCATATCCGGAGGTTCAGAGATAAGCGGCGTGAGTCATGCAGCTGCCAGGAAAAGCACCCGCAACGCCAAGCACGGCCTGGAGACGACCAAACCAAAGCGCTTGCTCCTAGGTACCGACGAAATAGGCTTCACGGCTAAGGATCAGGAGAAGATCTTGGCTCCCCACCACGATGCCCTGGTCATCTCGCTCACCGTAGCAAACTGCTTGGGAAAAAGAATACTAGTAGACAATGGTAGCTCCAGCAACATCATCTTACAGACAGCTTACCAGTACCTAGGGCTGGAGGAGAGTGCCCTGACGCGCAAAATAACTCCACTCATCGGATTCAGCGGCGAAGTCAAGCAAACAGCCGGAGAGGTCACTCTCCCAGTGTACGCTGAAAGGATCAACATGTCTACCAAGTTCCTGGTCGTCAACAGTCAATCAGCATACAACATGATCCTAGGAAGACCCTGGATTCACGACATGGGAGCAGTCCCTTCAACCCTTCATCAAATGGGGAAATTCCCTACACCATGGGGCATCAGAATAATCAAAGGAGATCAGGAGAATTCTTGA